In Pirellulales bacterium, the genomic window CACTTCGCCCCGAGCGATCAGTCGGCCGTTGGCGTAAATATCGACCGGGTCACCGGCCAGTTTGTCGAGGGTGACCACGGCGCCTTGCTTGAGCCGCAGCACGTCTTCCAGGTGCATGTGCGTGCGACCCAACTCGATCCGCAAGTCGAGCTGTACGTCGCGTAACAGGTCGAGGCTCGCGGCTTCGTTGGCCGCTTGGGTTGCGCCAAGGCTTTTGAACTCGAACGGCTTCACACCCGGCGGCAGCGGCGTCGGCTGTTCGTCGATGGAACTCAGTGCCGTTTGTGCTTGAGAAAGCAAGGCATCTATACTGGCCTGGTCGATCGGCCCTGGTGCCGCTTCAGCCGCCGGCGGTTGTGCGGCCGACGGCTCCGAGGCCGGGGCCACGCTTGCCGCGCCAGACGACGCTTGCGCTTCAGCCAGCAACCGCTCGATGTCGTTCTGATTGAGTTTATTCTCGTCGGACATCGGAATCCATTCCCTAATGCCGCCTCGCCGTTCAGGTCCACCTTACCCGGCGATTTTAAGTTGCTACCGCTCGACGAAGTTGAACTTACTAAACAGCACTTCCTTGAGCAGCGGCTGGCCCAAAGCCCGGTTGGTTTTCTCTAAAATCTGCCTTTTGATCAACCCCAGCCCGGCATTGGTAAGATCCGGAGCCTCGGTTCCATGCATGGTGAGCGTAATCTGCTCGCGGATGCGGGCTTTGCTCTTTTCGTAGCGGTGTTCAAATTCCGCCGCCTCGGATGCTAGCACCGTGCCGTAGACCTCGAAGTCGATTGCCAAGGTCGTGTTGGTACCCGGGTTGAAGCGAGTGACCTTGTATGAACCAAGTTTGACT contains:
- the fliN gene encoding flagellar motor switch protein FliN, whose amino-acid sequence is MSDENKLNQNDIERLLAEAQASSGAASVAPASEPSAAQPPAAEAAPGPIDQASIDALLSQAQTALSSIDEQPTPLPPGVKPFEFKSLGATQAANEAASLDLLRDVQLDLRIELGRTHMHLEDVLRLKQGAVVTLDKLAGDPVDIYANGRLIARGEVLVLNDNFCVRVAELVAEDAAA
- a CDS encoding flagellar basal body-associated FliL family protein, with the translated sequence VSIIVVVQVVVASMLTPSTAETEKLAKDLLATSSGKGAGEHGDDAKDGEHEGGGEKGEEHGNELEEVKLGSYKVTRFNPGTNTTLAIDFEVYGTVLASEAAEFEHRYEKSKARIREQITLTMHGTEAPDLTNAGLGLIKRQILEKTNRALGQPLLKEVLFSKFNFVER